One stretch of Eubacteriales bacterium DNA includes these proteins:
- a CDS encoding cytochrome c biogenesis CcdA family protein — translation MTYLLTFLEGIITFVSPCLLPMLPIYISFFAGQKPEKRRTILNALGFVIGFTIVFVALGAFAGTLGSFLQKYINIVNIVSGIIIIIFGLNFIEAIKLPFLNVNRQINSKVKASGFFSALLFGIIFSIGWTPCVGAFLGSALMLAASSTESLKGILMLLVYSLGLGIPFVASAVLIDKLKSTFDFIKRHYRIINLISGGLLIVVGILMATGLMGYFLSILTF, via the coding sequence ATGACTTATTTACTAACATTTTTAGAGGGAATTATTACATTCGTTTCGCCATGCTTGCTACCTATGCTGCCTATATATATATCGTTTTTTGCCGGCCAAAAACCAGAAAAACGTAGGACGATTTTAAACGCACTTGGCTTTGTTATAGGATTTACAATAGTCTTTGTGGCACTGGGAGCATTTGCAGGTACCCTTGGTAGTTTCCTTCAGAAATACATAAACATAGTTAATATCGTAAGCGGGATAATAATAATTATATTTGGGCTTAACTTTATTGAGGCAATAAAGCTCCCGTTTTTAAATGTAAATAGGCAGATAAACTCTAAGGTAAAGGCTTCGGGGTTTTTCTCTGCGCTGCTGTTTGGTATTATTTTTTCTATCGGATGGACGCCATGCGTAGGTGCATTTCTAGGTTCCGCACTTATGCTTGCGGCTTCAAGTACAGAAAGCTTAAAAGGAATCCTTATGCTCTTAGTATATTCATTGGGTCTTGGCATTCCGTTTGTAGCAAGCGCTGTTTTAATTGACAAATTAAAAAGCACCTTTGATTTCATAAAGAGGCATTACCGGATAATCAATTTAATTTCAGGCGGTTTGCTTATCGTAGTCGGAATACTTATGGCAACTGGATTAATGGGATACTTTTTATCTATTCTGACATTTTAA
- a CDS encoding TlpA disulfide reductase family protein yields the protein MSKKLKTVIWIGIFAIAIIGAVFIYNTLSQNESENIPPETNDEEKIAAPDFSVQDVNGDKVNLSDYFGKPIVLNFWASWCPSCVKEMPHFDEVYSEVKDEVEFIMVDSVDGQRETVSTGKQFISEKGYLFPIYFDVTGEASYIYGVSSIPATVFIDKDGNVASAFVGAISEEKLLNGIELIKD from the coding sequence ATGAGTAAAAAACTAAAAACAGTTATATGGATTGGTATATTTGCAATAGCTATAATTGGAGCGGTTTTTATATATAATACGTTATCACAAAACGAATCGGAGAATATCCCACCTGAAACAAACGATGAGGAAAAAATCGCTGCTCCTGATTTTAGCGTTCAGGATGTAAACGGTGATAAAGTTAATCTGTCTGATTATTTTGGCAAGCCTATTGTCCTTAATTTTTGGGCGAGCTGGTGCCCTTCCTGTGTTAAAGAGATGCCACATTTTGATGAGGTATATAGTGAAGTAAAGGACGAAGTTGAATTTATTATGGTAGACAGCGTAGACGGCCAAAGGGAGACTGTAAGCACAGGCAAGCAATTTATATCGGAAAAGGGTTACTTATTTCCTATATATTTTGATGTAACCGGTGAAGCAAGTTATATATACGGTGTTTCATCTATACCAGCAACAGTATTTATAGATAAAGACGGTAATGTGGCATCGGCTTTCGTAGGAGCTATTTCCGAGGAAAAACTTTTGAATGGTATAGAATTAATAAAAGATTAA
- a CDS encoding helix-turn-helix transcriptional regulator — protein MGDICIGAKISAKRRKKGITQEELARFLGVSKPAVSKWESGQSYPDITLLPVIAAYFNMTVDELLGYEPQMTKEDVQKMYVSLCQSFASEPFDAAYAKCQEYEKKYFSCWAVQFHIGVLYINHVELAKDKISVIKEAIWLFERVAKESDDVSLARQAICMQSYGYLALSQPADAIDLLENMDDIAMSCHVLLVKAYQMKGDIKKAKSLLQGYIYTQLIGIVGILPDFLSLYADEPLKAKEGLDKIIAMGNVFDLETIHPTMYVTAYLAAAQIHAMKGRIKEAIDMLNEYVRILSTPGLFPLKLKGNEFFDLLEDFLGSLDLSTFPPRSNEVIRHSAREAVLSNPVFELLKSDPKFLQLVKKLDKI, from the coding sequence ATGGGCGATATTTGCATCGGAGCCAAGATTTCGGCCAAACGGAGGAAAAAGGGTATCACACAGGAGGAACTAGCTAGGTTCCTGGGTGTTTCTAAGCCGGCCGTATCAAAATGGGAGTCTGGACAAAGTTATCCTGATATTACGCTGTTACCTGTGATTGCAGCTTATTTCAATATGACTGTAGACGAACTGTTAGGCTACGAACCTCAGATGACAAAAGAAGATGTTCAAAAGATGTATGTGTCGCTTTGCCAATCGTTTGCATCAGAGCCGTTTGACGCAGCATATGCAAAATGCCAGGAATATGAAAAGAAATATTTTTCCTGTTGGGCTGTACAGTTTCATATAGGAGTATTATATATAAATCACGTTGAACTGGCCAAAGATAAGATATCTGTTATTAAGGAAGCTATTTGGCTTTTTGAACGAGTGGCAAAGGAGAGCGACGACGTAAGCTTGGCACGGCAGGCTATCTGCATGCAAAGTTATGGGTACCTTGCGCTTAGCCAGCCTGCTGATGCAATTGATCTACTGGAAAATATGGATGATATAGCGATGTCATGCCACGTACTGCTTGTTAAGGCCTACCAGATGAAGGGAGATATCAAGAAAGCTAAATCATTACTGCAGGGATATATATATACACAGCTTATTGGTATCGTAGGCATTCTTCCGGATTTTTTATCGTTATATGCTGATGAACCGTTAAAGGCTAAGGAAGGCCTTGATAAGATAATAGCTATGGGTAATGTATTTGACCTAGAAACGATACATCCAACTATGTATGTGACTGCCTACCTTGCAGCAGCACAGATCCATGCCATGAAGGGCCGCATAAAAGAAGCTATAGATATGCTTAATGAATACGTTCGGATTTTAAGCACACCGGGACTTTTTCCATTAAAACTTAAAGGAAATGAATTTTTCGATTTACTAGAAGATTTTTTGGGTTCGCTTGATCTTTCTACTTTTCCGCCGCGAAGCAATGAAGTTATCCGGCATAGTGCTAGGGAAGCAGTACTTTCAAATCCAGTTTTTGAACTGCTAAAAAGTGATCCTAAGTTTTTACAGCTTGTAAAGAAACTAGATAAAATATAA
- a CDS encoding PLDc N-terminal domain-containing protein: MEQIMQYIPYLIPVVILQFALMIIALVHVFRHDHYKHGSRVLWVIIVVLINIIGPILYFVIGRSDD, encoded by the coding sequence ATGGAACAAATTATGCAATATATCCCTTACTTGATTCCTGTGGTTATACTTCAGTTTGCTCTGATGATAATCGCGCTGGTTCATGTGTTTAGGCACGACCACTACAAGCACGGTAGCCGTGTATTATGGGTCATTATTGTAGTGCTCATTAACATTATCGGGCCAATACTTTACTTTGTAATTGGGCGGAGTGATGATTGA
- a CDS encoding ABC transporter ATP-binding protein, translating into MNVLELKNVSKRFGSLEVLRDLSFSVPEGAVFGFIGKNGAGKTTTMKMILGFLPVTGGEITLCGERVAFGATHTNRYIGYLPDVPEFYGYMRPMEYLRLCGQVIGLNTHEITQQSKELLSLVGLDGVKRKIAGFSRGMKQRLGIAQALIGSPRILICDEPTSALDPVGRREILDILHRIRNRTTILFSTHVLSDVERICDTVGILDKGTLALHGKLEDIRSTYRQDAVTIELADTADTEIIMESLNALPVVDSVDSSDNTVTARLHSTDGGADVLEAIAKKHIPIIRYEVIEPTLENVFLEVIK; encoded by the coding sequence ATGAATGTATTGGAGCTTAAAAATGTATCTAAGCGTTTTGGCAGCCTTGAAGTACTGCGCGACCTAAGTTTTTCTGTACCGGAGGGCGCTGTATTCGGCTTCATCGGGAAGAATGGTGCAGGTAAAACCACGACGATGAAGATGATCCTTGGCTTTTTGCCGGTAACAGGCGGCGAGATTACACTCTGCGGCGAGAGGGTGGCGTTTGGTGCAACGCATACCAACCGGTATATCGGTTATCTGCCTGATGTTCCGGAATTTTACGGCTATATGCGGCCTATGGAATATCTTAGGCTTTGTGGCCAGGTTATCGGGCTTAATACTCATGAGATAACACAGCAATCTAAGGAGCTTTTGTCATTGGTAGGGCTTGACGGTGTAAAACGCAAGATTGCAGGTTTCTCACGCGGCATGAAGCAACGTCTGGGTATAGCTCAGGCGCTAATCGGCTCTCCCAGGATTTTGATCTGCGACGAGCCAACCTCCGCGCTTGACCCAGTTGGGCGAAGAGAGATACTAGACATACTACATCGGATCAGGAACAGAACTACAATACTTTTCTCCACTCATGTACTCTCCGATGTTGAGAGAATATGCGATACAGTTGGAATACTAGACAAGGGCACCCTTGCATTGCATGGCAAGCTGGAAGACATTCGCAGTACATATAGGCAAGATGCCGTTACTATTGAACTTGCTGACACAGCGGATACAGAAATCATTATGGAATCTCTTAACGCACTGCCTGTAGTAGACAGCGTAGATTCTTCAGACAATACTGTTACCGCACGTTTACACAGTACGGACGGTGGTGCGGATGTACTTGAAGCTATTGCCAAAAAGCATATTCCTATCATTCGTTACGAAGTGATAGAGCCGACATTGGAAAATGTATTTTTGGAGGTAATTAAATGA
- a CDS encoding ABC transporter permease subunit — MKGYTAFLGKEFMEQWRTYKILIMLVAFTLFGMMSPLLAKIMPDIFASIDMEGMSIKIPEPTYIDAYSQFFKNTTQMGIVVLILVFSGIMSQELSKGTLVNILSKGMPRATVVLSKYTAGLMLWTVSLIVAAAVNYGYTVYLFGSHPTAYLLITLICLWLFGAFLLAVAIFTGTLTKGGYGGLLATAAVLGILLLLGIIPKSTYWNPVSLVSISTGLMDGSMAVTDILAALWITPSALVLCIAGAIAAFQKKQM; from the coding sequence ATGAAAGGGTATACTGCATTTCTTGGAAAGGAATTTATGGAGCAGTGGCGTACCTATAAGATACTAATTATGTTAGTAGCTTTTACATTGTTTGGAATGATGAGCCCGCTGCTTGCGAAGATTATGCCTGATATCTTCGCCTCAATAGATATGGAGGGCATGTCAATTAAAATACCCGAACCGACATATATCGATGCTTATTCACAGTTTTTTAAAAACACCACACAAATGGGCATCGTTGTACTTATACTTGTATTTTCGGGTATCATGTCTCAGGAACTTTCTAAAGGCACGCTTGTTAATATACTGTCAAAAGGTATGCCTCGGGCTACGGTAGTGCTGTCCAAATATACTGCAGGTCTTATGCTTTGGACTGTGAGCCTTATAGTTGCTGCCGCAGTTAATTATGGTTATACAGTTTACTTATTTGGCAGCCATCCTACCGCTTATTTGCTTATTACACTTATATGTCTATGGCTGTTTGGCGCATTTCTTTTAGCAGTGGCAATATTTACAGGGACACTTACAAAAGGTGGCTACGGCGGACTGCTTGCAACTGCAGCAGTACTTGGAATTTTGCTGCTGTTAGGTATTATTCCTAAAAGTACGTATTGGAACCCTGTATCATTAGTGTCTATTAGCACCGGCCTTATGGACGGCTCTATGGCCGTTACAGATATATTAGCTGCACTCTGGATCACACCGAGCGCGTTGGTGCTGTGCATTGCAGGTGCAATAGCAGCTTTTCAAAAAAAGCAGATGTAA
- a CDS encoding DUF2892 domain-containing protein, translating into MEKNIGRTERTIRIIIGLLILSLMFILKGGLWWIGLFGLIPLLTGIIGVCPLYALIHVNTAEK; encoded by the coding sequence ATGGAAAAAAATATTGGCAGAACAGAGAGAACCATTCGTATAATAATCGGTTTATTGATTTTAAGCCTTATGTTCATTTTAAAAGGCGGGTTGTGGTGGATTGGGCTTTTTGGCCTTATTCCGTTATTAACCGGAATAATTGGAGTATGCCCCCTTTATGCACTTATTCACGTTAATACCGCTGAGAAATAG
- a CDS encoding D-alanyl-D-alanine carboxypeptidase family protein gives MKRFVYLTLAFLLVLTSFMPSSLAVEEYQLDNDIDVSAVVLADLDSGTILYSKNADSQVYPASTTKIMTIMLALENLNLDDTMTINEAATNYPSTQSLVGFKANEEVKVKDVIYSTMLASGNDGACALAIEVSGSTTEFANMMNEKALALGMTSTKFVNPHGVQNVEHYTTASDMLKLTRYAMQNETFRDIVSTSKYTIPATNKRSTSLTVENTNKLIVKQYADKDKQNEYYYEYATGIKTGSTPAAGGCLVASAEKDGTRLVALIYKDESSDGVDRWKLAKSLFDYGFSNYSTVNLTQLLSSSAITKLIDNGATENGQSNIATFAPAFTDDIYLTADIDTINAIKANPSSVTIDTQFNDDIAAPLTKGTKYGTATINYNGDTLSTIDLFAAADMEASVSGGASSVVTPQETINPDEIFNESNISPWWWLLFPGILIIILVIRIITVNKRKRLNVRRHVRPYHYRIK, from the coding sequence ATGAAAAGGTTTGTCTATTTGACGCTTGCCTTTCTATTGGTGTTGACCTCTTTCATGCCCTCTAGCTTGGCTGTGGAAGAGTATCAGCTTGATAACGACATCGATGTAAGCGCTGTTGTTCTAGCAGATTTAGACTCTGGAACAATACTTTACTCTAAAAATGCTGATTCACAAGTGTATCCTGCGTCTACAACTAAAATAATGACGATTATGTTGGCACTTGAGAACTTAAATTTAGACGACACAATGACAATTAACGAAGCTGCTACAAATTACCCTTCTACACAAAGCTTAGTGGGATTCAAAGCTAACGAAGAGGTAAAAGTTAAAGACGTCATTTATTCCACTATGCTTGCTTCCGGAAATGACGGAGCATGTGCTCTTGCTATCGAAGTATCTGGTTCTACAACTGAATTTGCAAATATGATGAATGAAAAAGCTTTAGCACTTGGAATGACTTCTACTAAGTTTGTCAACCCGCATGGCGTACAAAATGTAGAACATTATACGACTGCTTCGGATATGCTTAAACTTACTCGCTATGCAATGCAAAACGAAACATTCAGGGACATAGTATCAACGAGCAAGTATACCATACCTGCAACAAATAAGCGCAGTACTTCGCTTACCGTAGAAAATACGAATAAATTAATTGTTAAACAGTATGCAGATAAAGATAAACAAAATGAATATTACTATGAATATGCAACGGGTATAAAAACAGGCTCAACCCCGGCAGCAGGAGGTTGTCTAGTTGCAAGTGCCGAAAAAGACGGTACAAGGCTTGTAGCGCTAATTTATAAAGATGAATCTAGTGACGGTGTAGACCGCTGGAAGCTTGCCAAGTCTTTATTCGACTATGGTTTCTCAAACTATTCTACAGTTAATTTGACGCAACTGCTTTCCAGTTCTGCTATAACTAAATTAATAGACAACGGTGCGACTGAAAATGGCCAGAGCAACATTGCTACGTTTGCACCTGCCTTTACAGACGATATATATTTAACAGCAGATATAGACACCATAAACGCGATAAAAGCTAACCCTTCAAGTGTTACGATCGACACCCAGTTTAATGATGATATCGCCGCTCCTCTAACAAAAGGGACAAAATATGGTACTGCAACCATTAATTATAACGGAGACACCTTGTCTACTATTGATTTGTTCGCTGCCGCTGATATGGAAGCCTCCGTTTCTGGTGGTGCAAGCAGCGTTGTTACCCCGCAGGAGACGATAAATCCCGATGAAATTTTTAACGAAAGCAATATATCCCCTTGGTGGTGGCTACTGTTCCCCGGGATTCTTATCATAATACTGGTAATAAGAATTATCACGGTTAATAAAAGAAAGCGTTTGAATGTCCGCAGGCACGTTAGACCATACCATTATAGAATTAAATAA
- a CDS encoding shikimate kinase encodes MAGGKKSYSGKNIVLIGMSGCGKSRIARILAKKLKFDLVDVDSIIRSKYGNITDLFSKGEEYFRDIETKEVFLLEGKKDTVIATGGGCVTREENMHSLKKNGIIVYIKRSSKSIIETSNLSGRPLLAGGMDNVEKLFLKRRHLYDKYADLKVTNEGDISLVIGEILTKLRRY; translated from the coding sequence ATGGCCGGAGGTAAAAAATCTTATTCTGGTAAAAACATTGTTTTAATTGGCATGAGCGGATGTGGAAAAAGTAGGATAGCACGCATACTTGCCAAAAAACTAAAATTCGATTTAGTAGACGTAGACAGTATAATACGTTCAAAGTATGGCAACATAACAGACTTGTTTTCCAAAGGCGAAGAATATTTCAGGGACATTGAAACAAAAGAAGTTTTCTTATTAGAAGGCAAAAAAGACACTGTAATAGCTACAGGCGGGGGATGTGTCACCAGAGAAGAGAATATGCATAGCTTAAAGAAGAACGGTATTATCGTCTATATTAAAAGAAGCAGCAAAAGTATAATTGAGACGTCTAACCTTTCAGGGCGGCCTCTTCTTGCAGGCGGAATGGACAATGTAGAAAAACTATTTCTTAAAAGGCGTCACTTATATGATAAGTATGCTGATTTAAAGGTGACTAACGAGGGTGATATTTCTTTAGTAATAGGTGAGATTTTAACAAAATTACGGAGGTATTAA
- the aroQ gene encoding type II 3-dehydroquinate dehydratase — translation MKVLILNGPNLNMLGIRETEIYGKKSYDDLIDKINGYAKELKIDVKIYQSNSESEIIDIIQKAIGSFDGIIINPGAYTHYSYAIADALAAVSIPAVEVHLTNVFARDNFRHESVTAPKCIGQICGFSFFGYYMALSALKNLEV, via the coding sequence ATGAAGGTTCTTATTTTAAACGGACCAAATTTAAACATGTTAGGCATCAGGGAAACGGAAATTTATGGGAAAAAAAGTTACGATGATTTAATAGATAAAATAAACGGATATGCAAAAGAGCTTAAAATAGATGTAAAAATATACCAGAGCAACTCGGAGAGCGAAATAATTGATATCATACAAAAAGCCATAGGAAGTTTTGATGGCATAATTATAAATCCGGGCGCTTATACCCATTATAGCTACGCAATTGCAGATGCACTGGCAGCAGTATCGATACCGGCAGTTGAGGTACATTTGACAAATGTTTTTGCAAGGGATAATTTCCGCCATGAATCTGTTACGGCGCCTAAATGCATTGGGCAGATATGCGGGTTTTCTTTTTTCGGGTATTATATGGCTCTTAGCGCACTTAAAAACTTAGAGGTTTAA
- a CDS encoding substrate-binding domain-containing protein → MRKAISIFIVLALIFCISACGGSEEEEAVQSQKTNYKIGISISQKTSFFEEYVRQLNLLAKGNDVEFIVKYADGTTEQQEQDVDQLIADGIGMLVIMPANVDSMDNILVKCEETNISIVNLLDPINGSVDVLISLDYSEMGKLAANMADTYLSKQSSKTVLLVEGPAGSFISQMIYDGFMSVANEKGFKVNTVHGNASKDKAEEEVSAELEKNNYKLIFSFGQYMTEGVLDACSKTDKDPQIITVDADMDLVKEIYEGNIFGCVYVSPEDVANNTLSVYEAIQSGGNLSSYIGVEIKTITNDTVADAISNEAKHAN, encoded by the coding sequence ATGAGAAAAGCAATTTCAATTTTTATTGTTTTAGCGTTAATATTCTGTATTTCAGCGTGTGGAGGCAGCGAAGAAGAAGAGGCGGTTCAGTCTCAAAAAACAAATTATAAGATAGGGATTAGTATATCGCAGAAAACAAGCTTTTTTGAGGAGTATGTACGCCAGCTAAATCTTTTGGCAAAAGGAAATGACGTGGAATTTATAGTTAAATACGCAGACGGGACCACCGAACAGCAAGAGCAGGATGTAGACCAGCTTATAGCTGATGGAATAGGTATGTTAGTGATTATGCCTGCAAACGTTGATTCAATGGATAATATCTTAGTTAAGTGCGAAGAAACGAACATAAGTATAGTAAATTTACTGGATCCTATTAATGGTTCGGTAGATGTCCTGATTTCGCTAGATTATAGTGAGATGGGTAAACTTGCAGCAAATATGGCAGATACTTATTTAAGCAAGCAAAGCAGTAAGACCGTGCTTTTAGTAGAGGGGCCTGCAGGAAGTTTTATATCTCAGATGATATACGACGGGTTTATGAGTGTAGCCAATGAAAAAGGTTTTAAGGTAAATACTGTTCATGGTAATGCCAGTAAGGATAAGGCAGAAGAAGAAGTTTCTGCCGAACTTGAAAAAAATAACTATAAGCTTATATTCTCCTTTGGGCAGTATATGACTGAAGGGGTCTTGGATGCATGTTCAAAAACTGACAAAGATCCGCAGATCATTACCGTAGATGCAGATATGGATCTGGTAAAAGAAATATATGAAGGTAATATATTCGGATGTGTTTATGTTTCACCTGAAGACGTAGCAAATAACACCTTGTCAGTATATGAGGCTATACAAAGCGGTGGAAATTTAAGTTCATATATTGGAGTAGAAATAAAGACAATCACTAATGATACAGTTGCAGATGCAATTTCTAACGAGGCAAAACACGCAAATTAA
- a CDS encoding helix-turn-helix domain-containing protein, producing the protein MSNLSVNLRFIGDRIKVLREEKNLTQAELAKRANIAQSTLSYIESGQKSPTIYTVAALAFGLDISVSEILDGYKFVGPTLKSPDADKIPALSKLSPEDFAKIMSELTPMLYKNLVNESDPKAQISKKNSQGKYKDKENGSK; encoded by the coding sequence ATGTCTAACCTAAGCGTAAATCTTCGTTTTATTGGTGATAGAATAAAGGTTTTAAGGGAAGAAAAAAATTTAACTCAGGCAGAATTAGCAAAAAGGGCCAACATAGCACAAAGTACTCTGTCTTATATCGAGTCTGGGCAAAAAAGCCCAACGATATACACTGTAGCAGCTCTTGCATTTGGGCTTGATATTTCAGTGTCTGAAATTCTAGACGGATATAAGTTTGTCGGTCCTACCCTAAAATCGCCCGATGCTGATAAGATACCCGCTCTGTCAAAATTATCTCCAGAAGACTTTGCAAAAATAATGTCAGAACTCACACCTATGCTTTACAAAAATCTTGTCAACGAATCCGATCCTAAAGCGCAAATATCTAAAAAAAATTCCCAAGGAAAATACAAAGATAAGGAAAATGGCAGTAAATAA
- a CDS encoding DUF2508 family protein, with protein MRNNKDNQDDINMVQLKQAFAEWKASQNYFENVTDPELIDYAIYDMEAARRKYFYLVKKNKENNFT; from the coding sequence GTGAGAAATAATAAAGATAACCAAGATGATATAAATATGGTCCAGTTAAAACAAGCATTTGCAGAATGGAAAGCGTCTCAAAATTATTTTGAGAATGTTACTGATCCTGAGTTAATAGACTATGCTATTTATGATATGGAAGCTGCAAGAAGAAAATATTTTTATCTTGTTAAGAAAAATAAAGAAAATAATTTTACATGA
- a CDS encoding SH3 domain-containing protein, protein MKKLKFFKKYYPALIIISLFIILFIPKNAYAVPVFEDATVIAEEVNMRLRPDTSSPIVLQLDEGARIGVFEEEVEGWYRIIYGNYRGYISKEYVFLPSGDNMVGNCLNDNVGVKQNPIDLSTNVATLSAGEGVTIKDFVGEWYLIETLNGETGYVECENIKQSSAKTAVTLLKKGMSGAAVTNLQKELRSRGFFQGSTTGYFGDVTEEAVKSFQKAANISVDGVAGAKTLEFVYGDNDIKTTLAKKYGITNKIELSSWDTIKNIITRGSKFTITDIKTGISFTAYRFGGTLHADCEPLTAADTAKLNKIYNNMSYSNQARWNRRAVWVTIGSRTFAASIHGMPHMVDVISGNNFPGHFCVHFYGSKVHETGKVCPRHLAMIKYAYRKGQE, encoded by the coding sequence GTGAAAAAATTGAAATTTTTTAAAAAATATTATCCTGCACTTATAATCATTTCACTGTTTATAATATTGTTTATACCTAAAAATGCATACGCAGTTCCTGTTTTTGAGGATGCAACGGTCATTGCGGAAGAGGTTAATATGAGGCTACGCCCGGATACATCCTCGCCTATTGTACTTCAGTTAGATGAAGGAGCCAGGATCGGTGTATTTGAAGAAGAGGTAGAGGGATGGTACCGTATAATATATGGTAACTATCGTGGATATATAAGCAAGGAATATGTATTTTTGCCTTCTGGCGATAATATGGTTGGCAATTGTTTAAACGATAATGTTGGAGTAAAACAAAACCCAATAGATCTTTCAACTAATGTAGCAACTTTATCAGCCGGAGAAGGTGTCACTATTAAGGATTTTGTCGGAGAGTGGTACTTAATAGAGACGCTTAATGGTGAGACAGGTTATGTAGAGTGCGAAAATATCAAGCAAAGTTCAGCCAAAACAGCTGTTACGCTTTTAAAAAAGGGTATGTCTGGTGCTGCTGTTACTAATTTACAGAAAGAACTTAGGTCAAGAGGTTTCTTTCAGGGTTCTACTACAGGCTACTTCGGAGATGTAACCGAAGAAGCAGTTAAATCCTTTCAAAAAGCGGCAAATATTTCTGTAGATGGTGTTGCAGGCGCTAAGACGCTTGAATTTGTTTATGGTGATAATGATATAAAGACGACTCTTGCCAAAAAATATGGAATCACAAATAAGATAGAGCTTTCCTCATGGGATACAATTAAAAATATAATAACCAGAGGCAGTAAGTTTACAATTACAGATATAAAAACAGGCATATCATTTACTGCATATAGATTCGGGGGCACACTTCATGCAGATTGTGAACCGCTGACTGCTGCAGATACTGCAAAATTAAATAAAATCTATAACAACATGTCTTACAGTAACCAGGCGAGATGGAACAGGCGTGCGGTCTGGGTAACGATAGGGTCCCGTACATTTGCGGCATCTATACATGGAATGCCACATATGGTAGATGTAATATCCGGTAATAACTTCCCAGGGCACTTCTGTGTACATTTCTACGGGTCTAAAGTACATGAGACTGGCAAAGTATGCCCCAGACATTTGGCAATGATAAAATATGCCTATAGAAAAGGGCAGGAATAA
- a CDS encoding amidohydrolase family protein — protein sequence MAQKIIDFHTHIYPSKVAQKAVSAIGKFYGIPMEGVGTASALVKSGSKINAVKYVVFSAATSPNQVVSINNFIAEKCKKYEGLFVGYGTLHPYMDNFHEEIKRICSLGLKGLKFHPDFQEFDIDDPRAIDIYKVASELNLPIIFHMGDKTKKFSEPLKLRRVIDKIPDLKAIAAHFGGYSAWESSKKYLVGQNVFMDTSSSLFILPPEEAIEIIYMHGYDKIFFGTDFPMWDHEEELARFLKLPLKENEKSAILYDNAAHFLKL from the coding sequence TTGGCACAAAAAATTATAGACTTTCACACGCATATTTATCCATCTAAAGTTGCTCAAAAAGCGGTGAGTGCTATAGGTAAATTTTACGGTATCCCAATGGAGGGAGTAGGTACTGCAAGCGCCCTTGTTAAAAGCGGAAGCAAAATAAATGCCGTTAAATACGTCGTATTTTCAGCCGCAACAAGCCCCAATCAAGTTGTTTCAATCAATAATTTCATTGCAGAAAAATGCAAAAAATATGAGGGTCTGTTTGTAGGATATGGTACACTTCACCCATATATGGACAATTTTCATGAAGAAATAAAGCGTATTTGTTCTCTAGGCTTAAAAGGCCTTAAATTTCATCCGGATTTTCAGGAATTTGACATAGACGATCCCCGAGCAATCGATATATATAAAGTGGCAAGCGAATTAAATCTTCCTATTATATTTCATATGGGCGATAAAACCAAAAAGTTCTCAGAGCCCTTAAAGTTGCGGCGGGTTATAGACAAAATCCCAGATTTAAAAGCTATAGCTGCACATTTTGGCGGATACAGCGCATGGGAGTCTTCCAAAAAATATCTGGTAGGACAAAACGTATTTATGGATACCTCAAGTTCACTTTTTATCCTGCCACCGGAAGAAGCCATAGAAATTATATATATGCATGGTTACGATAAAATATTCTTTGGTACTGATTTCCCAATGTGGGATCATGAAGAAGAATTAGCCCGATTCTTAAAATTACCTCTTAAAGAGAATGAAAAAAGCGCTATACTATATGACAATGCAGCACATTTCTTAAAACTTTAA